The Cydia pomonella isolate Wapato2018A chromosome 23, ilCydPomo1, whole genome shotgun sequence region ATTGTAAAGGCGAACACTACATATTCAACTGCAAGGAATTTACTAAAAACTCAGTGGAAGACAGACATGATTTTGTGAGAAAGAACCGATTGTGTTACAACTGTCTTGTTCCATACCATAATGTATTTCGATGCAAACAAAAGACGTCGTGCAGGATCTGCAGAAAAAGACATCATTCTCTTCTGCATCAAACGCGAGAAGCTAATGAAGAAGTAGCTGCTACACAACCACAATCACAACCAGAACCTGACACGAAACTTACAACTTTGCACGTTTCCAAACAACAACCGAGTCGTAAAATGTTACTGGCCACAGCCCAAGTAGCGGTAAGATCAAGCGATGGTGATACACACATACTTCGAGCTCTAATCGACCCGTGCTCAGAGGCTTCATTTGTATCAGAACGAGTTGTACAATTACTGGGTTTGCCAAGAACTAGCATCAATGGAGTAGTTTCTGGACTTGAAGaaagtacacaaataaatattaagcatATGGTCGACATTACAATTTCATCAAGATATGAAAACAAAAAGACTGTTCTAGTTTCAGCTTACGTTTTAAAGTCTGTATCCACATATTTACCTTCGAAACATATTTCGATAGATTCTCAGGCCATTGAAACATTGAAATTGGCTGATCCTACCTATGACATACCCAGCAAGGTGGATATGTTGCTCGGCGCAGAAATCTACTGTCAAATTATTCAAGAAGGTTTATTAAAAATGAATGATGGGATAGTCGCTCAAAAAACTACTTTAGGATGGATACTAACGGGTCGAAAACAAATAGAAGCACAGAGCGACCAACACAACGTTACAACATTACACATAACAAGAATGGTGGCTGAAGACAATGATTTACTGCGAAGGTTCTGGGAGATAGAAACTGATGTGtacaagaaaaagaaaatactgacaaaagaagaagaaaaatgcGAAGAGATATACAAAAGGACAACTAAAAGAGATGAAAGCGGAAGATATACAGTACACTTACCATTGAAACAAAATGTTGAAGAAACTGTTAATCTATGTGGTGATACGAAACATCAGGCTATCAATCGATTTCAGAGTTTGGAAAGAAAATTTAGAAAAGACGATAAGTTAAAGCAGGAATACACAAATGTTATAAATGAGTACAAGGACATGGGACACTTGCGAAGATCAGAAACACAAAACGATGAAAATGCACTGTATCTTGCTCATTTGGCTGTTATTCGAGAGGACAAAGACACTAGTAAAGTGCGCGTAGTCTATGATGCTTCTGCTAAGGGCTCACACGGTCACTCTCTCAATGACACCATGATGGTAGGGCCAGTTTTACAACCAGATCTTCGGAGCCTAGTAATAGCTTGGCGAAAACACAAGATTTGCGTCGTGGGAGATATCGTGAAAATGTATAGGATGATAAATATGACAAAGGAACACATAAACCTGCAACGCATTGTCTGGAGAGATAGGCCGGAAGATGAGTTCGAGAGCTATGAGTTAACAACTGTGACTTTTGGGACCGCTGCAGCGCCATTCTTAGCAGTCCGTACATTAAACCAATTAGCCGACGATGAAGCTCACGAATTTCCAGAAACTGCACCTGTAATAAAGAAGTCGTTTTACATGGATGATCTAATGGTAGGAAATGAAAACATAGaagaaacaaagaaaatgtgtcaagaaattaaagaaatattgaGAAGAGGAGGATTTCGAATGCAAAAATGGTCTAGCAATTCAGATGAAGTTTTAGAATATCTAAAAGAAGATAACAGTACAAGAGACACGCTGGAAATCAAAatggataaaataataaagattctTGGTTTGACCTGGAATAGACAAGACGATACGTTTGAAATTACAGTAAACTTACCTGAGATGAGAAGTCCTATAACTAAGAGGTCGATACTTTCTGATGTAGCTCGTCTTTTCGACCCCTTTGGGTGGCTAGCACCTGTAATTATAACTGCTAAAGTTTTAATTCAGAAGTTATGGTTGAGTCATCTGGGGTGGGATGATGAATTGACATCGGACTTGACAGACGAGTGGATACGCTATAGAGAAGAACTGGTAAATTTACAAAACATCAAGGTTCAGCGCTGGTTACACTTGACACGAGAAGATGATCTCATTGAGCTGCACGGATTTTCAGATGCATCCACTCAAGCTTATGCAGCTGTGACGTACCTGAAAGTTGTTAGAGGTGGTGTAGTATACGTCTCAATGATCGCATCAAGAACTAAAGTCGCACCCTTGAAGCAGCTTTCTGTTCCAAAATTAGAGCTTTGTGCTGCAGCCTTATTAGCAGAATTGATCAGTGATGTCGCAGAACTTCTGAAGattcctaaaaataaaatatttgtttggaCAGACTCAATGGTCGTACTGGCTTGGCTGCAATCTCAACCTAGTCGCTGGAAAACATTTGTAGCGAATAGAACAGCAGATATTACCAGATTGATAGATAATGATCGTTGGAGACATGTGCAATCTGCTGACAATCCTGCGGACATCGCGACAAGAGGAGTCAAAGCGCAAGAATTAGCTACACAAGATCTGTGGTGGAATGGGCCTGACTGGCTTAAGAGAGACCAAGTAGAATATGAAAAAACAGAAATTGCACAAACAGAATTAGAATCTAAAACGACATGTCATGTACTTGTAGATGAGAGGCCTATATGGGAGAGATTTTCAACAATGTCACGAATGAAGAGAGTGCTAGCTTATTGTAGAAGAATGTTAACTGAACGAAAAAGAGAACTAGAAGAGAGTAAACATTTAACAGTTAAAGAAatggaaaaagtagaagaagaaTGTATAAGGTTTTATCAAAATCTAGTATACAGAAAAGATATAGACGATTTGAAAAAAGATGGAAGAGTTAAGAAAAGAAGTACTCTAATCACACTTGCACCATTCTTAGACGAGAAAGGTTTGTTAAGAGTGGGAGGACGTCTTCAAAATGCCTCATTGTCTGAACAGACAAAGCATCCAATTATTATTCCACGAAACCaacatattacaaaattaattattaatgaggCCCACACTAGAACACTTCATGGTTGGAATCAGTTAATGATGACTTACGTGAAAACCAAATATTGGGTTATCGGCTTAAAGTCATCCATTCGAAAATGTATTTACAATTGCAAGACCTGTGTCATAGACAAAGCTAAAGTCAAGAATCAATTCATGGGCCAGTTGCCAACAGTCAGAGTTAACCAAAATCGACCTTTTTTAAATAGTGGCGTTGATTATGCTGGACCCGTTTTAATGAGAACCTCTAAAGGCCGAGGACATCATGCAACTAAGGGATACATTTGTTTGTTCGTATGCATGGCTACGAAAGCCATTCATCTTGAGGCTGTATCAGATCTGACTTCACAAGCTTTCATAGCTGCTTTTAGAAGATTTGTTGCGCGCAGAGGCCATTGTCAAGATATTTGGAGCGACAATGGTACCAATTTTACTGGTTCTGCTAAAGAGTTGAAATGTATGTTCGAACCTGGGAAAAACAATTTAGCCAGCGAAGTGGCAGAACTGCTGGCTACTGAAGGGACAACGTGGCACTTCATACCCCCAAGAATGCCTTCATACGGCGGCCTATGGGAAGCGGGAGTTCAGTCTGCCAAACGACATTTAGCCAGAGTAAATAAGGATACTAAACTGACTTATGAAGAATTAGCCACTCTGTTGACTCAGGTCGAGGCCTGTCTAAATAGTCGTCCTCTTTGTGAAATAGACAGTACCACAGGAGTCCCGCTGACGCCAGGACATTTCTTAGTGGGTGAGCCCTTGGTCAGTGTTCCAGACTTCAATTATGAGCACAAAAAGGTCAATATACTTACCAGATGGCAGTTAGTACAGAAGATGACACAGAACTTTTGGCGTCAATGGCAGAACGATTACCTTAACACACTGCAACAAAGATATAAGTGGCAAGTTACTGTACCAGCGCCCTGCATTGGAGATTTAGTAATCATAAAGGATGAAATTACGCCACCTACTAAATGGTTACTAGGGAGGGTCAAGTATCTTCATCCTGGAGCAGATAACCTGGTGAGAGTGGTAACTGTACAGTGCAAGGGAGACCACGAGCTTAAAAGACCtttatcaaaattaatattacttCCTAAAACATTGAATGAGTAGTTATAGACCGAATCTAGTACAGTCAAATATATGATGAAGTGAGTGAAACGATTTTGCATGTGCTgaagtgaatattttttactaaaacgtATATATTATTGTTCATATCTTAAAATTTTCATCTTTTTTGTAAATGACGGTGCATGCCCTCTGTTTtgaattgtttaaatttattgaaaactGTTAGTTTTGGCGGCCGGTATGTTTAAACGTATCTATGCATATATATGTAGCCATAGTAGATCATTAACTCAGTTGCAATTACACCTGCATCGAAGAAACATGTCTTTTACTGTGTAACCTCCCCCTACATTCAAAAATGAGCTTTAACCGAAGGAacagcctagtttaccctctgggttgtaaggtcagatggcagtcgcttccgtaaaaactagtgtctacgccaaatcttgggattagttgtcaagcggaccccaggcttttttttttttattaaaaactgatcggcgattggctcta contains the following coding sequences:
- the LOC133530805 gene encoding uncharacterized protein LOC133530805, with product MECINSLNNLNVNTDSWDPIIIFLVGQKLDAESVKDWEQTVHKDSSEDMPKWEELQKFLVAKFRTLEMAAAVSMPTRDKSQTPKTFHVAEQEEDEESLFQCAHASVASQPTCTYCKGEHYIFNCKEFTKNSVEDRHDFVRKNRLCYNCLVPYHNVFRCKQKTSCRICRKRHHSLLHQTREANEEVAATQPQSQPEPDTKLTTLHVSKQQPSRKMLLATAQVAVRSSDGDTHILRALIDPCSEASFVSERVVQLLGLPRTSINGVVSGLEESTQINIKHMVDITISSRYENKKTVLVSAYVLKSVSTYLPSKHISIDSQAIETLKLADPTYDIPSKVDMLLGAEIYCQIIQEGLLKMNDGIVAQKTTLGWILTGRKQIEAQSDQHNVTTLHITRMVAEDNDLLRRFWEIETDVYKKKKILTKEEEKCEEIYKRTTKRDESGRYTVHLPLKQNVEETVNLCGDTKHQAINRFQSLERKFRKDDKLKQEYTNVINEYKDMGHLRRSETQNDENALYLAHLAVIREDKDTSKVRVVYDASAKGSHGHSLNDTMMVGPVLQPDLRSLVIAWRKHKICVVGDIVKMYRMINMTKEHINLQRIVWRDRPEDEFESYELTTVTFGTAAAPFLAVRTLNQLADDEAHEFPETAPVIKKSFYMDDLMVGNENIEETKKMCQEIKEILRRGGFRMQKWSSNSDEVLEYLKEDNSTRDTLEIKMDKIIKILGLTWNRQDDTFEITVNLPEMRSPITKRSILSDVARLFDPFGWLAPVIITAKVLIQKLWLSHLGWDDELTSDLTDEWIRYREELVNLQNIKVQRWLHLTREDDLIELHGFSDASTQAYAAVTYLKVVRGGVVYVSMIASRTKVAPLKQLSVPKLELCAAALLAELISDVAELLKIPKNKIFVWTDSMVVLAWLQSQPSRWKTFVANRTADITRLIDNDRWRHVQSADNPADIATRGVKAQELATQDLWWNGPDWLKRDQVEYEKTEIAQTELESKTTCHVLVDERPIWERFSTMSRMKRVLAYCRRMLTERKRELEESKHLTVKEMEKVEEECIRFYQNLVYRKDIDDLKKDGRVKKRSTLITLAPFLDEKELKCMFEPGKNNLASEVAELLATEGTTWHFIPPRMPSYGGLWEAGVQSAKRHLARVNKDTKLTYEELATLLTQVEACLNSRPLCEIDSTTGVPLTPGHFLVGEPLVSVPDFNYEHKKVNILTRWQLVQKMTQNFWRQWQNDYLNTLQQRYKWQVTVPAPCIGDLVIIKDEITPPTKWLLGRVKYLHPGADNLVRVVTVQCKGDHELKRPLSKLILLPKTLNE